In Papaver somniferum cultivar HN1 chromosome 1, ASM357369v1, whole genome shotgun sequence, a genomic segment contains:
- the LOC113299521 gene encoding subtilisin-like protease SBT1.6 isoform X1 produces the protein MATPYRFSKISNILYLVVVVTCLSVLQLPHCFSSHASTSKAYVVYMGSRGTNENPDEILKQNHQMLSLVHGGSFEQAQASHIYSYRHSFRGFAAKLTQDQAQELTRIPGVVSVFPNSKRSLRTTHSWDFMGLDTNEAMEISGYSTKNQENVIIGFIDSGIWPESPSFSDRNMPPVPSTWKGECQAGEEFNSSSCNRKVIGARYYVSGYEAEEENSVRMGKFKSPRDSSGHGSHTASIAAGRYVMNMNFNGLAAGGARGGAPMSRIAVYKSCWDFGCYDVDLLAAFDDAVRDGVHIISLSLGPSSPQGDYFSDAISIGSFHATSRGILVVSSVGNEGSQGSATNLAPWLITVAASSTDRDFTSDVVLGDGSSYKGESLSLFETNASTRIIAASEAYTGYFTPYQSSYCLESSLNSTKARGKVLVCRHAESTSESKLAKSKIVRDAGGSGMILIDEVDKDVAIPFVIPAAIVTSEIGDKILSYINHTRSPTTQIFSAKTVIGSLPAPRVTAFSSKGPNSLTPEILKPDVMAPGLNILAAWSPAIGKLNFNILSGTSMACPHIAGIVALIKAVYPSWSPSAIKSAIMTTATVVDKNRRPLTVDPTGINGTPFDYGAGFVNPTRVLNPGLVYDAQDIDYKAFLCAIGYDDKSLQLITRDTNSICNKHQSMMSTAATASDLNYPSITVPNLKDSYSVRRTVTNVGTPMSVYKAVVSSLPGVNVTVSPKILTFSNYGEKKNFTVNFEVIAPTASTSPSAYRKGSYVFGSLTWQRSSKGKLRVRSPLAVRIITV, from the exons ATGGCTACTCCATATAGATTCAGCAAAATAAGTAACATTCTCTATCTAGTCGTTGTTGTTACTTGTTTATCTGTTCTTCAACTCCCTCATTGTTTCTCTTCTCATGCTTCTACTTCAAAG GCATATGTTGTTTACATGGGTAGTAGAGGAACAAATGAGAACCCGGATGAGATTTTGAAGCAAAACCACCAAATGCTCTCTCTTGTTCATGGAGGAAG TTTTGAACAAGCACAAGCATCCCACATTTATAGTTACAGACACAGTTTCAGAGGGTTTGCAGCTAAGCTTACACAGGACCAAGCTCAGGAATTGACCA GAATCCCGGGAGTGGTTTCGGTGTTTCCGAACTCGAAAAGAAGTCTACGTACCACTCACTCATGGGATTTCATGGGTCTTGATACAAATGAAGCAATGGAAATTTCAGGCTATTCCACTAAGAACCAAGAAAATGTCATTATTGGTTTCATTGATTCAG GAATATGGCCGGAGTCGCCAAGTTTCAGTGATAGGAATATGCCTCCAGTGCCTTCAACATGGAAGGGAGAATGCCAAGCTGGGGAAGAATTTAATTCTTCATCCTGCAACAG GAAAGTGATAGGTGCTAGGTACTATGTAAGTGGGTATGAAGCCGAAGAAGAAAATTCCGTAAGGATGGGGAAATTCAAATCTCCAAGGGATAGTTCTGGACATGGTAGCCACACAGCCTCAATAGCTGCTGGTCGATATGTCATGAACATGAATTTTAATGGCTTGGCTGCTGGAGGGGCTAGAGGAGGTGCACCCATGTCTAGGATTGCAGTATACAAATCATGTTGGGACTTTGGTTGCTACGATGTCGACTTATTGGCTGCTTTTGATGACGCTGTTAGAGATGGAGTTCATATTATATCTCTATCCTTGGGTCCCAGTTCTCCCCAGGGAGATTACTTTAGCGATGCAATCTCGATAGGATCATTCCATGCTACTAGTCGTGGAATTTTAGTTGTTTCTTCTGTTGGAAATGAGGGCAGTCAAGGTTCTGCAACAAATCTTGCACCATGGTTAATCACTGTAGCTGCCTCTTCAACAGATAGGGATTTTACTTCTGATGTCGTACTAGGAGACGGGTCTAGTTACAAG GGTGAAAGCCTTTCTCTTTTCGAGACAAATGCTTCCACAAGGATCATTGCTGCTTCAGAAGCCTATACTGGATACTTCACTCCTTACCAGTCCAG TTACTGTTTAGAAAGCTCATTGAATAGTACGAAGGCAAGAGGAAAGGTTTTGGTGTGCCGGCACGCTGAGAGTACTTCAGAGTCGAAGCTGGCAAAGAGCAAGATAGTAAGAGATGCAGGTGGGTCAGGGATGATTTTGATAGATGAAGTTGATAAAGATGTTGCTATTCCCTTTGTGATCCCTGCAGCTATTGTAACATCAGAGATTGGGGACAAGATTCTGTCATATATTAATCACACAAG GAGTCCGACAACTCAAATCTTTTCTGCGAAGACTGTAATAGGATCTTTACCTGCACCACGAGTGACTGCATTTTCTTCAAAAGGCCCCAATTCATTGACCCCGGAGATATTAAAG CCTGATGTTATGGCTCCTGGATTGAATATCCTAGCAGCCTGGTCTCCGGCTATTGGAAAGTTGAATTTCAACATTCTCTCAGGGACCTCTATGGCCTGCCCTCACATAGCAGGTATAGTAGCATTGATCAAAGCCGTGTATCCATCCTGGTCTCCTTCAGCTATAAAATCAGCAATCATGACGACTG CGACGGTGGTGGATAAGAACAGAAGACCCTTGACAGTAGATCCTACAGGCATAAATGGAACTCCATTTGATTATGGAGCAGGTTTCGTAAACCCAACAAGGGTTCTTAATCCTGGGCTTGTCTATGATGCACAAGACATTGATTACAAAGCTTTCCTTTGTGCTATTGGGTATGATGACAAGTCACTGCAGCTAATCACAAGAGACACTAACAGCATTTGTAACAAACATCAGTCAATGATGTCTACCGCAGCAACTGCTTCAGACCTGAATTATCCATCAATCACAGTGCCCAATCTTAAGGACAGCTATTCGGTAAGGAGAACTGTGACAAACGTAGGTACACCAATGAGCGTTTATAAAGCAGTAGTGTCTTCACTACCTGGAGTTAATGTTACAGTGTCACCTAAGATTTTGACCTTCAGCAACTACGGGGAGAAGAAAAACTTTACTGTGAACTTTGAAGTGATTGCTCCAACTGCATCAACATCACCATCAGCATATAGAAAGGGATCATACGTATTTGGCTCTTTGACATGGCAGAGATCATCAAAAGGGAAGCTACGAGTTAGGAGCCCGTTGGCTGTCCGCATCATTACAGTCTAG
- the LOC113299521 gene encoding subtilisin-like protease SBT1.6 isoform X2 translates to MKQWKFQAIPLRTKKMSLLVSLIQEYGRSRQVSVIGICLQCLQHGRENAKLGKNLILHPATGARYYVSGYEAEEENSVRMGKFKSPRDSSGHGSHTASIAAGRYVMNMNFNGLAAGGARGGAPMSRIAVYKSCWDFGCYDVDLLAAFDDAVRDGVHIISLSLGPSSPQGDYFSDAISIGSFHATSRGILVVSSVGNEGSQGSATNLAPWLITVAASSTDRDFTSDVVLGDGSSYKGESLSLFETNASTRIIAASEAYTGYFTPYQSSYCLESSLNSTKARGKVLVCRHAESTSESKLAKSKIVRDAGGSGMILIDEVDKDVAIPFVIPAAIVTSEIGDKILSYINHTRSPTTQIFSAKTVIGSLPAPRVTAFSSKGPNSLTPEILKPDVMAPGLNILAAWSPAIGKLNFNILSGTSMACPHIAGIVALIKAVYPSWSPSAIKSAIMTTATVVDKNRRPLTVDPTGINGTPFDYGAGFVNPTRVLNPGLVYDAQDIDYKAFLCAIGYDDKSLQLITRDTNSICNKHQSMMSTAATASDLNYPSITVPNLKDSYSVRRTVTNVGTPMSVYKAVVSSLPGVNVTVSPKILTFSNYGEKKNFTVNFEVIAPTASTSPSAYRKGSYVFGSLTWQRSSKGKLRVRSPLAVRIITV, encoded by the exons ATGAAGCAATGGAAATTTCAGGCTATTCCACTAAGAACCAAGAAAATGTCATTATTGGTTTCATTGATTCAG GAATATGGCCGGAGTCGCCAAGTTTCAGTGATAGGAATATGCCTCCAGTGCCTTCAACATGGAAGGGAGAATGCCAAGCTGGGGAAGAATTTAATTCTTCATCCTGCAACAG GTGCTAGGTACTATGTAAGTGGGTATGAAGCCGAAGAAGAAAATTCCGTAAGGATGGGGAAATTCAAATCTCCAAGGGATAGTTCTGGACATGGTAGCCACACAGCCTCAATAGCTGCTGGTCGATATGTCATGAACATGAATTTTAATGGCTTGGCTGCTGGAGGGGCTAGAGGAGGTGCACCCATGTCTAGGATTGCAGTATACAAATCATGTTGGGACTTTGGTTGCTACGATGTCGACTTATTGGCTGCTTTTGATGACGCTGTTAGAGATGGAGTTCATATTATATCTCTATCCTTGGGTCCCAGTTCTCCCCAGGGAGATTACTTTAGCGATGCAATCTCGATAGGATCATTCCATGCTACTAGTCGTGGAATTTTAGTTGTTTCTTCTGTTGGAAATGAGGGCAGTCAAGGTTCTGCAACAAATCTTGCACCATGGTTAATCACTGTAGCTGCCTCTTCAACAGATAGGGATTTTACTTCTGATGTCGTACTAGGAGACGGGTCTAGTTACAAG GGTGAAAGCCTTTCTCTTTTCGAGACAAATGCTTCCACAAGGATCATTGCTGCTTCAGAAGCCTATACTGGATACTTCACTCCTTACCAGTCCAG TTACTGTTTAGAAAGCTCATTGAATAGTACGAAGGCAAGAGGAAAGGTTTTGGTGTGCCGGCACGCTGAGAGTACTTCAGAGTCGAAGCTGGCAAAGAGCAAGATAGTAAGAGATGCAGGTGGGTCAGGGATGATTTTGATAGATGAAGTTGATAAAGATGTTGCTATTCCCTTTGTGATCCCTGCAGCTATTGTAACATCAGAGATTGGGGACAAGATTCTGTCATATATTAATCACACAAG GAGTCCGACAACTCAAATCTTTTCTGCGAAGACTGTAATAGGATCTTTACCTGCACCACGAGTGACTGCATTTTCTTCAAAAGGCCCCAATTCATTGACCCCGGAGATATTAAAG CCTGATGTTATGGCTCCTGGATTGAATATCCTAGCAGCCTGGTCTCCGGCTATTGGAAAGTTGAATTTCAACATTCTCTCAGGGACCTCTATGGCCTGCCCTCACATAGCAGGTATAGTAGCATTGATCAAAGCCGTGTATCCATCCTGGTCTCCTTCAGCTATAAAATCAGCAATCATGACGACTG CGACGGTGGTGGATAAGAACAGAAGACCCTTGACAGTAGATCCTACAGGCATAAATGGAACTCCATTTGATTATGGAGCAGGTTTCGTAAACCCAACAAGGGTTCTTAATCCTGGGCTTGTCTATGATGCACAAGACATTGATTACAAAGCTTTCCTTTGTGCTATTGGGTATGATGACAAGTCACTGCAGCTAATCACAAGAGACACTAACAGCATTTGTAACAAACATCAGTCAATGATGTCTACCGCAGCAACTGCTTCAGACCTGAATTATCCATCAATCACAGTGCCCAATCTTAAGGACAGCTATTCGGTAAGGAGAACTGTGACAAACGTAGGTACACCAATGAGCGTTTATAAAGCAGTAGTGTCTTCACTACCTGGAGTTAATGTTACAGTGTCACCTAAGATTTTGACCTTCAGCAACTACGGGGAGAAGAAAAACTTTACTGTGAACTTTGAAGTGATTGCTCCAACTGCATCAACATCACCATCAGCATATAGAAAGGGATCATACGTATTTGGCTCTTTGACATGGCAGAGATCATCAAAAGGGAAGCTACGAGTTAGGAGCCCGTTGGCTGTCCGCATCATTACAGTCTAG